The DNA sequence TTTAATCCCTTAGTCAAGGTAGAACTAAACTGAACTACTTCCTTGGTTATTAAATCTGTAATATTTTTCTCTGACTTTTCTGGTTTAGAAAAATACGGCGACTCATCATACATTTTTATCACCTGTTTACAAATAGAAATAATCTTACCTGGAGACCTAACATCTAACCCCAGACTTCGCATTTTTACAATGGAACGACGAATTAGCTGACGTAGCACATAACCCTGATCTTTATTTGAAGGAACAACTCCATCTTCAATTAAGAAGGTTGCCGCACGCAAATGATCAGCAATAATTCGCATTGCTACCTTATTTTGTTCATAATCTCTATCTGTGACAGAGACAATTTCATCAATAATTGGCTTGAAAGTTGTTGTTTTAAACATATCTGGTTGATTTTCTACTGCCGCTACTAACCTTTCTAAACCTCCTCCAAAATCTACGTTTTTTTTTGGTAATTTCTCCAAACCAGCCTCAATTTTTTTGTAGGTCATAAAAACAGAGTTTCCGATTTCAAGAAATCTCCCACAATCACAGTTAGGATGACATTTACTACCAAACTCGTTATCATGAGCAGTTCCAAAATCATAAAATACTTCAGACGTGGGGCCACCTGGCTCACCGATTGGCATATTATCTGGAATTCCTGCACGGCTCCACCAATTTTTTGTAGCTGGATAGAAAAAAATATGATCTTCTTGTACTCCTAATTTTTTCCAAATTTTGACTGAGTCAGTGTCCTTTGGAATATTTTTATTTCCTTCAAATAAAGTAACATATAATTTTCCAGAAGACAGATTTAATTCTTTTGTCAAAAATTCCCAAAACCAAGTAAGCTGTTCTTGTTTCCAGTAATCACCCAAACTCCAGTTCCCGAGCATCTCAAAAAAAGTAGTGTGGCGATTATCTCCTACTTCATCAATATCCATAGCTCGAAAACATTTTTGCGAATCGGCTATTCGGGTTCCTTCTGGGTGTTCTTTTCCTAATAGATACTGCAACATTGGCTGCATGCCAGATCCAGTAAATAATGTTGTAGGATCATCTTCAGGCACCAAAGAACCTGAAGCAACTATCACATGCCCATGATTATTTAAATAGTCGAGGTATTTGCGCCGAATCTCATTTATTTGCATATGCAAATTTTACCACGCAAATTAGGATGCCTTTTTAGCCGCCTTTTTGAAAAAACGCTTAGCTGATCTGCTTATAGTCTCCAATGCTCCAGTATTTTGTTTAGTTTCGCTTACAAGCGTATGACCAGCAAGCTGAGGATGTTCGTCGATAAATTCCTCCCAGATTTCTACTCCTTCTTCTTTAATTTGCTCAATAAGTTTTTGTCCTTTTTTTGTACCCAAAGCAAACAGCAGAGATGATCCTAAAACCAAACCCGCCACAAAACTCAAGTTCAACTCATGGTCTTTGTGTTCAATATCTGACATTATTCCTCCTTTTCACTATCCGCAGAACGTTTCTTAAGTATTGATATTAAACTCAATGCCGCGCTCATTCCAGCACCAAGACCAGCAAGGCTACCAACAGAGGAAGATACTTTATTCGTGAAACCAGAAATATTATCAACAGTGCTATTAACCTTACGAATAACCTGGCGGATTTCTTTAATCACATAGACTACCTGTATCCCAATTACCGCAAGCAACACTGTGAGCACAATCACCACGACCACCAACAACACTTGCCAACCTTCAATCATGATTCAAGTATGAAACATCTATCCGAGTGTGTCAAGTCTTAAGACAGTTAATTAGGGCTGATAACGAATATTGCGCTCAATCCTTGACACCTTTCCATTTTTATTAACTGCCTCTAACACGAACTCATTTACCCCTTCAATTACTCCTACCTCAATCATAAAATCACCGCCTTGTGATACTTTTTTTTCTTTACCGTTTAAAAACAGCTCAGCTTCAGGATTAACTTTTCCTTTGAAAGTCAGCTGCCCAACATTTATGACCTGGTCCTGAGCAGGCTCCACCAGCTCTAGTATTGGCGCTCCAAGTAAACCCCTAGCCTGATTAAACAGATATGCAAAAAATATAAGCAAGATCAAGAGAACGGAAACCACCACGGCTCTCTGTGGTGTAATTTTGAGCAAAGGATTATCTAATGGACTATGCATTCCTTCTGGCATTATTTCACCAACTTGACCATCTGCATATTGTCTACGAAATACAGCTAAAACTTTAACCGAGTCCAGATCTAAAAACTCACTATAATTTTTAATAAAACCGCGAATGTAATTAGGAGAGGAAAAAATCGTAAAATCATCTCTCTCAATTGCTAATAAATATTGCTTGCGTATGCGCAACTTATTCTCAACATCTTCCACAGATAATTCTAGTTGCTTTCGCCTTGAACTTAATAATCCACCTGCTGTTTTCATTTATTATTGTAAAATAGAGTTATACATGTTGAGCTTATTATGGCAATTTCTTAATCAGCACACGCCTCTATTTTACCTTACCCAGCCTATCTGGCGAGACGAAGCTTTTTCTATTCTTATCGCCCAAACAAATCCCATAGAGATAATTCGTGCTACATCTGCTGACTTTACACCTCCACTATTTTATCTAATACTAGATTATTGGATATTGCTTTTTGGCACAAGCGAAGTAGCTACGCGCTTATTATCACTAATATTTCACTTTGGAACCGCAATTATTGTCTATCCACTTACTAAATTGCTATACAGAGAATTAAAACTTAAAAATCAACAATTACCTCTATACGCCAGTATTCTTACCTTTCTAAATCCCATGTTGCTATATTATGGATTTGAAGTACGCGCCTATTCTCTCTTAACTCTATTCGTAACATTATCTTTTTATGCACTCATCACGCGTCGCAAATATATATACATCATCAGTGCAGGTCTGGGGTTATATACTCATTATTATTTTATACTTGCATATCTAGCTCAAATCATATACCTAGTTTTTACTACTTCCAGTATAAAAGCTGTCAAAAAGAAGCTGTATGTAACTATTCCTGTTGTTGTCTTTGCGCCCTGGATACCATACCTAATTAATCAGATAAGGGCCTCTTCTGAATCCTGGTATTATCCTATTACTCAACAAACTTGGCTAACATCATTAGCAAGCCTGTTTACAAATTACCAGAGTAAACCAGCTAGTTTAGATAAGCCTCTCACTTACCTTACTATAGCTACTATTGGCCTTGCGATTTTTTTGGCTACAAAAAAGACTAGAATGACTAAATTACTAGCAATCTGGTTATTATTTCCACCACTCACCCTATTAACCATATCCGAGTTTAAGCCTCTTTGGGTTAACCGCTACTTATTACACATTGCAGTAGTTGAATCTATTTTAATTACACTATCTATAGGAATGTTATCTAAAAAATTTCATCTACTACTCTTCTGTTTAGTCACTGTGTGTTTAATC is a window from the Candidatus Roizmanbacteria bacterium CG_4_9_14_0_2_um_filter_38_17 genome containing:
- a CDS encoding alanine--tRNA ligase; amino-acid sequence: MQINEIRRKYLDYLNNHGHVIVASGSLVPEDDPTTLFTGSGMQPMLQYLLGKEHPEGTRIADSQKCFRAMDIDEVGDNRHTTFFEMLGNWSLGDYWKQEQLTWFWEFLTKELNLSSGKLYVTLFEGNKNIPKDTDSVKIWKKLGVQEDHIFFYPATKNWWSRAGIPDNMPIGEPGGPTSEVFYDFGTAHDNEFGSKCHPNCDCGRFLEIGNSVFMTYKKIEAGLEKLPKKNVDFGGGLERLVAAVENQPDMFKTTTFKPIIDEIVSVTDRDYEQNKVAMRIIADHLRAATFLIEDGVVPSNKDQGYVLRQLIRRSIVKMRSLGLDVRSPGKIISICKQVIKMYDESPYFSKPEKSEKNITDLITKEVVQFSSTLTKGLKMIDQTPAERITSEFVFDLYQSYGFPFEITEELLSERKIKISKADFDKALTKHREISKKGATKRFAGGLADHNEETIKLHTATHLLHYALREILGEHVQQKGSNITAERLRFDFSHSQTLSEDELKQIEELVNSKIKGNFDVWSEILDKKDAEKLKAMAFFGEKYGDKVNVYFIGNKGKEAEAFSKEFCGGPHVEHTGELGTFKIIKEQSAGSGIRRIYATLSKK